The Cyanobacteriota bacterium genomic sequence TGCCATCCTGTATCGGTCCACCAGACGGTGTTTACTGCTCCTACAGCCTGTGCCAAGGGCGATACTGCTGTCAACAGGGGCATGATGGCTTGTTTATGGGGAATGGTAACGTTGAAGCCGCGAAGACCGATCGCAGCCAAGCCTGCCACGGCCGTACTCAGATGTTCTGGTGCGATGGAAAATGGCACATACACGTAATCTAGCCCTAGATAGTCAATTGCAGCATTATGCATGACTGGAGATAGGGAATGGCTAATGGGATAGCCAATCACCCCCAATAGGGACGTTTTGCCTGTAATCATCATGGCTGGTGTATAGTCTGCTGGAGGGATTGTATCAAGGGTGCATGTTAGCTCCAACTTCAAGCTAAGTCCTTCTTGATCCTACGGCAGACTACCTGCAACCTCCTCATCCAGATTAACTAGAAATCGATGTCGTAGTTTCTAGGCAATGGTGGCACCATACTTACCTGAGTCGGACAATTTTATCTGTTTCTCTATTCCTAGAGTTGTATAGTGGTGGGGTCACGTGAGCAAGAATGTCATGACCCCTCCGATTCAGATTCGTCCTGTTTTCTGGTATCACGATCACGTGCTGTTGATTGACCAGACCCATTTGCCCACCGAGTACCGAATTGTTGAGATTCGCCGCTTCACTGATATGGTTGAGGCGATTCAGATGATGATTGTACGGGGGGCACCTGCGATCGGCATAGCAGCAGCCTACGGAATGTACTTGGGTGCACGAGAAGTCACAGCCACTAATCACCAAGATTTTTTAGCCGCTTTGGAGCATATCGCCGATAGCTTGCGAGCCACTCGTCCCACCGCTGTGAATCTATTTTGGGCAATCGATCAAATGTTGACTACTGCTCGACAAGTACCTGCCCCAGAGGATAGAGACGAAGTTACCTGGATCGCTGCCATCCAGACCGCATTGTTCCAGGCCGCAGACAAATTGTGTGCTGATGACCTGCAAACCTGTCTAGCAATTGGTGAGCAGGGGCTAGCTGTTCTGCCTAAAGAGCCAGAGCGGCTGCGTCTTCTGACCCACTGTAATGCAGGCGCACTGGCAACAGCGGGCTATGGCACAGCTTTGGGAGTGGTGCGATCGGCTTGGAATGCAGGTCGGTTAGAACGCCTCTATGCTGACGAAACTCGTCCACGACTTCAGGGGGCACGGCTCACCACTTGGGAATGCTATCAGGAAGGCATCCCAGTTACCTTAATTACAGACAACATGGCTGCCCACTGTATGCAAAAAGGTCTGGTAGATGCCGTTGTAGTTGGAGCTGATCGCATTGCCGCCAACGGTGACACTGCTAACAAAATTGGTACCTATAGCTTAGCCCTGATTGCTAAAGCCCATGCTATTCCCTTCTTTGTCGCAGCCCCCCGCTCCACGATCGACATCTCCCTTAGTGATGGATCCCAAATTCCGATCGAAGAACGAGAAGCTAGTGAACTTTATCAGATTGGAGACACCCGCATCTGTCCCAAGGATATTGATTTCTACAACCCTGCCTTTGATGTCACCCCGGCAGACCTGATTACCGCCATCATCACAGAAGCAGGGGCAGTGGCACCCGATCGCCTTGCTGACATTTACTAGTAAGCGTTAGTTAAGCATTAGTAAGCATCGACAACTAGTAGCAGGGCCGTGGTTCACTGCCAACATGCCAACCTGGCTACAGACTAGCCTGTAAGCATAGCTGCCTAGTACTAGGTTGACTGTGCCTCTACAGCCTGTTTATAGGCAGCCCAGCCCCCGTAGTGGGAAATATCAGGCCAGCCATAGTGCTCTACCATAGCTTGAGGGTAAAGCATCGCAGTAATGACTTCACCATCTTCCAACACGACCTCTCCGGGATACATGTGGGGTGGCTCATTGGATAACAGATAGTCATACTGATCTGGGGTCAACTCATATACCTCTCCAGGAATCGCGACGCCCCCTGACTCAACAGCATAAATCGCAGGGTGCCAGCCATTCTGAGCAGCATGGAGACGGTACCGGGCCTGTGTTTTCGCAGCTTTGATAAAGGTGGCAGATTGTAAATTTTGGTGGTCGGGTTGCCCGCGCAGTGCTGAACCACAAATAAAAAACCGCTTTTTTCCTGAGTCACCAGTCATATTGCATTATCCTGAGCAGTAACTTTTACC encodes the following:
- the mtnA gene encoding S-methyl-5-thioribose-1-phosphate isomerase; this translates as MTPPIQIRPVFWYHDHVLLIDQTHLPTEYRIVEIRRFTDMVEAIQMMIVRGAPAIGIAAAYGMYLGAREVTATNHQDFLAALEHIADSLRATRPTAVNLFWAIDQMLTTARQVPAPEDRDEVTWIAAIQTALFQAADKLCADDLQTCLAIGEQGLAVLPKEPERLRLLTHCNAGALATAGYGTALGVVRSAWNAGRLERLYADETRPRLQGARLTTWECYQEGIPVTLITDNMAAHCMQKGLVDAVVVGADRIAANGDTANKIGTYSLALIAKAHAIPFFVAAPRSTIDISLSDGSQIPIEEREASELYQIGDTRICPKDIDFYNPAFDVTPADLITAIITEAGAVAPDRLADIY
- a CDS encoding gamma-glutamylcyclotransferase, which encodes MTGDSGKKRFFICGSALRGQPDHQNLQSATFIKAAKTQARYRLHAAQNGWHPAIYAVESGGVAIPGEVYELTPDQYDYLLSNEPPHMYPGEVVLEDGEVITAMLYPQAMVEHYGWPDISHYGGWAAYKQAVEAQST